A genome region from Hevea brasiliensis isolate MT/VB/25A 57/8 chromosome 7, ASM3005281v1, whole genome shotgun sequence includes the following:
- the LOC131181411 gene encoding uncharacterized protein LOC131181411, which yields MGIPSSLPTNPNPSPSPPLPQSPPPQTPPLPQSPPPQSPPLPPGQTPPLIPPTPLSPQTEPQNETPIFDTQSPEPMPEPEPTQTKSKDSTMLLHMDVCEKVGHTYALLQQHPEASGSADPTTFAPVEPQPTTTPQFSADILSLLRSLESKIASFTIQPSVPSPDTTEILATLKSLEVKIDTMGQQQNSRRTRCKEESLDK from the exons ATGGGCATTCCATCATCTCTAcccacaaaccctaaccccagtcccAGTCCGCCGCTCCCTCAGTCACCACCACCGCAAACGCCGCCGTTACCTCAATCGCCACCACCTCAATCACCGCCACTACCCCCAGGCCAAACACCACCTCTCATTCCGCCGACCCCCCTTTCGCCACAAACTGAGCCGCAAAATGAGACACCCATTTTCGACACTCAGTCCCCAGAACCAATGCCTGAACCTGAGCCTACTCAAACGAAGTCTAAAG acagcacaatgttgttgcacatggatgtttgtgagaaagtAGGCCATACCTATGCTTTGTTACAGCAGCATCCTGAAGCTAGTGGTTCTGCAGACCCCACTACCTTTGCACCAGTAGAACCCCAACCAACCACTACCCCGCAGTTTTCAGCAGACATTTTGTCCCTCTTAAGATCCCTGGAATCCAAAATAGCAAGTTTCACTATCCAACCATCTGTTCCCTCACCTGACACCACAGAAATCCTTGCTACCTTGAAGAGCTTAGAAGTCAAAATTGATACCATGGGTCAGCAGCAG AACTCAAGGCGGACTCGATGCAAAGAAGAAAGCCTTGACAAGTGA